Sequence from the Isachenkonia alkalipeptolytica genome:
ATAAAAAGGAGGACTAATTAATGAAATTCATTGGAAAGTTGAAAAGCAGCAGGAAATTGAGGTTTGCTCTATTAGTTTTGGGAGTGTTTATTTCGGTCCTGGGCTGTTCCGAGGAGACCGTAGAAAATGGCCGGGGACTATTTTACGAAGTGACGGGGGGAGAAAATCCGGTATATTTAATGGGTTCTATCCATATAGGAGAGGAAGAAATGTATCCACTACATAACTCCATTGAAGAAGCCTTTGAAAGCTCCGATGTATTGGTGATGGAAATCGACTTGGACAATCTTAACGAAATGGCCGTAGCTCAGGAAATGATGGATTACGCCATGTATGATGATGAAAGCAGAATGCGGGACACCATCTCGGAGGAAACATTTCAGGAACTATTATCCTACGCCCAACCCTTAGGCATTGGAGAAGAAATTCTAGATCTTTTCCGTCCCTGGTACGGCACAATGCTTCTTACAGAAATTGCCGTGGAGAAATCGGATTTTTCCCAGGAGTATGGAGTGGAACAGTACTTTCTTGATCAGAAGGGGGACCGGGAAGTCATAGGACTGGAATCCGTTGAGGATCAATTACGGCCCTTTACCTTACTATCCGATGAATCCCAGCAGCGGTATCTGGAAGAGACCTTAGGGGAGATGGAAACCGTAAACGAACAGTTTCGAGAGATGCTGGATTACTGGGAGCAAGGAGATTTGGAATATTTTGAAACCCTTCGTCGGGAGAGTATGGAAGAGGTTGGGAGCGAATCCTTTCAGCAGTATCAAATCGCCATGCTTGATGAACGGGATCTGAACATGACGGAAAAAATCCAGGAGCTTTTGGAAAATGACGAAGAGGAGACTTACTTTATTGTAGTGGGTTCTTTGCACCTCGTAGGGGAAAACAGCATTGTATATAATTTAGAAGAGCTGGGCTATCATCTGGAACTGGGGTATTAGTTAGGATAAGGGACCTAACTATACGCCAAACAAGCCGCTGGTATTTTTATATCGACGGCTTTTTTCACTAGTACCGGAATACCCCTTTCAATGTATTCTGAAAACAATTATAATAAAGGGGAGCAATCACGAATTAATCAATATAGAGAAAGGAAGGATTCCAATGGATAAAATCGATATAAACAGTGATCTTGGAGAAAGTTTTGGGGCATATCGATTGGGCATGGACGAAAAGGTACTGGAGCACGTAAGCTCTGTCAATATAGCCTGCGGTTGGCACGCCGGGGACCCGATGGTTATGAAAAAAACAGTGGATACTGCAATAAAGCTGGGGGTCGCCATCGGAGCTCATCCAGGACTTCCGGATTTAATGGGGTTTGGTCGCCGGGAAATGGCAATTACCCCGGAAGAAGCAAAGGCCTATGTGATCTATCAAGTAGGGGCATTAAAGGCTTTTGTGGAAGCGGCGGGAGGCAGACTGCAACATGTAAAACCCCATGGAGCACTGTATAATATGGCGGCGAAGGATCTGAAGCTGTCCCGGGGGATTGCGGAGGCTGTAAAAGCGGTGGATTCGGATTTGGTGTTGGTGGGACTTGCCAACAGTTACCTGGTAAAAGCCGCAGAAGAAATAGGACTCAAGGCGGCTCGGGAAGTGTTTGCGGATCGAGCCTACGGCAAAGACGGAAACCTGGTGTCGAGAAAGGAGCCCGGGGCTATGATCGAGGATCAAGACCTGGCTATAAAACGGGTTGTACGAATGATCAAAGAAGGAAAGGTAGAGGCGATCACCGGGGAAGAAATCAGCATTTGGGGAAACACCATTTGCATACACGGAGACAATGAAAAAGCCCTGGGTTTTGTTAAAAAGATTCGAAAGGCTCTTAAAGAGGAAAACATAGATATCGCACCGATGAACAACAGATTTCTAAAGAGCGGATCACGGGGAGGAATGACGAATGGACAAGGCGATTGAGTATAAAAGTGCCGGAGACCATGCTCTGGTAGCAGAGTTCGGAAATGAAATTTCGAAAAAAATCAATGAACAGGTGCGGGCTCTTGCCTATTTACTACAACAGGAAGGAGTGAAAGGGGTTACAGAAACCGTTCCCACATACCGTTCGTTGATGATTCATTACAATCCGCTGGTAATCGATCAAAAATCATTGATTACAGAGCTTAAGAAAAGGGAAGAGAAACTAAAGGAATTAAAGATGCCGCCACCATTGATTACGGAAATTCCAACAATTTATGGGGGGGCCTACGGACCGGATTTAGAGGATGTGGCAAAACATGCAGGGGTCAGTGAAGAAGAGGTTATCCAAATTCATTCTTCTGGAGAGTACTTAATCTACATGTTAGGATTTACCCCGGGTTTTCCCTACTTAGGAGGAATGGATCCCCGAATAGCTGCGCCGAGGCTGAACAGTCCCAGAAAGAAAATTACAAGAGGCTCCGTGGGAATAGCCGACGCTCAAACGGGAATATACTCTCTGGACAGTCCTGGAGGTTGGCGACTGATTGGCTGGACTCCGGTAGCTTTATTTGATCCTAAGGGAACTCCCCCTTTTTTATTGAAGGCGGGAGACTACATAAAGTTTTGTCCCATAGACCATGAAGAGTATGAAAAAATTCAACGGGAATTGAAAGCCGGAGGCGTTCCCTGGAAAACCTATCGGAAGGACGAAGAGAAAGGATCGATGTAAATGGGAGAACTTAAAGTGCTTAAAGGCGGCCTGCTCAGCACATTGCAGGATGGCGGAAGAACAGGGTGCCAACAATACGGTGTGCCGGTTTCCGGGGTTATGGATGATTATGCCTACCGTATGGGCAATATTCTGGTGGGTAATGGCAGGGAAGAGGCGGTAATTGAAGTCACGATGATGGGTTTTGCCGCTGAGTTTCTACAAGAGGCGGTTATTGCGTTGACCGGAGGGGATTTAACCCCGACGATCAACGGTCGTCCCGTAGAAATGTGGAAATCCCTCGCGGTTTCTCCCGGGGACAAGTTGGCTTTTCAGCGTGTGAAAAGTGGCTGCAGAAGCTATGTGGCCGTTGCAGGAGGGTTCGATGTGTCGAAGGTAATGGGGAGCCGATCCACCTATCTCCGGGGAGGTTTCGGAGGTTTTCAGGGAAGAGCTCTTCGAAAAGGAGATCTGATGAAAATCGGCATCCCTGAGGGAGCCCAGGATAAATGTAAAGACCGGTCCCTGGGGGAACAGGGAATGATATATCCTAGGGAAATAAGAATCCGGGTAGTTCCCGGGCCTCAGGAGGAAGCTTTTACAGAGGATGGTATTAAGAACTTTTACATGGAGTCCTATAAAGTGACGATGGACAGTGACCGTATGGGCCTTCGCCTGGAAGGCCGGGAGATTAGCCACCAGGGTCCGGCGGAAATTATTTCCGACGGTATAGCCATGGGGGCCATACAAATTCCCGGTCACGGTATGCCAATTATTATGATGGCGGATCGTCAAACCGCCGGGGGCTATCCGAAAATAGGAAATGTGATTACTGCAGACCTTTCGAAGCTGGCCCAGGCAAAACCGGGGGATACTTTGTATTTTAAAAAAGTCTCCGTGAAAGAGGCTCAGAAAATTTTTTGGCAAAGAGAAGAGCAGTTCAAAGGAATGCAATATGCCTTGGATCATGGAGCAGAAAAATTCTGTAACCGGAAAGAGGAATCGTTGAAACCGGGACAAAAAGAGTTTAGGATCCGGGTTAATGAAAGGGAGTATACGGTTTTGGTGGAGGAGAAAAGGAAGCTATAGACGCTCCCCGGGAGAAAAAATTCAAGCAAAAAAGAGGAATATGGGTGCTCTTTGTCGAATAAATACAGTAGATTATCAAGGAGATGAAAACTCCATCGAAGGAGGGGGACCGATGAACCTGCTAAGAGAAATTGAAAAGTACGAGCCCTATAATGAACAGGAGTCCCGGGATAAAAATGTGATGCTGGGCTTTTTAAAAAATCAAAAAAACGTGTTGACCAGAGAAAACGAAATTGCCCATTTTACTGCCTCAGCATGGGTTTTAAATGAGGCTCGGGATAAGGTGCTGATGATTTATCATAACATCTATGATTCCTGGTCATGGACCGGAGGCCATGCCGACGGGGAGGAAAACCTATTGGCTGTGGCGATCAAAGAAGTCAAAGAGGAGACGGGGCTTATAGAAGTGCGACCGATTCAAACAGAGATCTTTTCCCTGGAGATATTAACCGTGGAGGGTCATTTGAAAAATGAAAAATACGTGCCTTCACATCTTCATATCAACTGCACCTATTTACTGGAAGCTAGCGATGACGAAAAGTTGTCCGTGAAATTCGATGAAAATCAAGGGGTATGTTGGATGGATATTGAAACCTGTGTTAAGGTCTCCAAGGAGCCTTCCATGCAAAAAATTTATAAAAAACTCAATGAAAAACTGCGACGTTATCAACTTCAGAATCGGAAACCGAGTAAGAAATCTAACGATTCAAAGGATATAATCTGTGTAGACTGTTTTTGAATTAAAGTTTTACTAAGCAAAAGACCTTGGAAATTATTCCAAGGTCTTTTGCTTAGAGGTATATGTTTCTAACAACACCCTAATCGTTGATCATTACTGTAGCCTCTCCATCGAGCACTACTTTTCCTTTTTGATTTTTACAGTAGGTATTCAGGGTAAGAAACTTTTTTTCTACATTGATCTTTTTGATGGCAACCACGGTGGTAATGGTATCACCGATATATACCGGCTTTTTGAAATTCAGGGTTTGGCCTAAGTAAATGGTTCCGTGTCCCGGCAGCTGAGTTCCGATGACCTTTGAGATAAGCCCGGCGGATAGCATCCCGTGGGCAATGCATTTTTTAAATATGGTATCCTTCGCGTAGTCCTCATCCAGGTGTACGGGATTATGATCGCCGGTGACCTTGGCAAAAGTTTCTACATCTTCTTTGGTAATAGTTTTCTCATCAAAGGCTTCATCGCCGACGCGCATACCTCTGAGCTCTGCATTTTCTACTGTTTCCATGTTAAAACCTCCATTCTTTATTGTTTGATAATTTGTTAAATAATTAACGTTACAAATTTATCATACACTTTTCCCCATGTTTTATCAAGGGCTATCCGGCAACTTTAACAACATTTTCAACTTTACAGATGAAGCAGAAGAAAAAGCTAAACTTTTCAATCAATAAGCCGATAATAATCATGGATTTATCGTAAAAAGGAGGAGGGCATTTATGTGGAAAGATCGTTATAAAATAGGGGTAGAACGGATTGACGAGCAGCACCGGGAACTTTTTCAAAGGGTAGAGGAGTTTTTAAAGGCCACCAATGACCCCCAAAGAACCTGGGAGGATAAGATTGAAAAAGTAAAGGAAACCATGAATTTTATGGGGGAGTATGTACATTATCATTTTGATGATGAGGAAAAACTTCAAGAAGAATTAGGGTACCCTAATATAGAGGATCATAAAAAGGCCCATGAAAAATTCAAAAAAGGCATTGAAGAGTATATCGAAAAACTTGAAAATGAAAATTATTCGGAGGAACTGGTACAGGAATTCGGCGGAAAGATTATGACCTGGTTGATTATGCATGTGGGGGATGTGGACCAAAAGATCGGAGACTACGTTACGAAGGAAAGGGAGGATTGCTAAAATATGAAGGCAGAATACTTAAATCCTTTTATTGAAGCCACCAATCGGGTGTTTCAGACGATGCTCAATTTGGAACCTGAGAAAAAAGAATTGAAAATGGAGGAAGATTTGATTACTAGTAATGATGCCAATGTGGTTCTGGGGGTTACCGGAGATCTTCAGGGTACTGTGATTTTCGGATTTCCTGAAGAGATGACATTGAAAATGGTAAAGGAAATGTCAGGAATGGAAATGGCGGAAATCAACAGTTTTGTATCCTCCGCGCTGGGAGAAGTGGCTAATATCATTTCGGGTAATGCCATGACCATACTCCATGATGAGAACCTGAGCTGCGACATTGTTCCTCCGAGGATTTTCATCGGCGAGTACAAATCCTTTGCTGTGGAGGAAGAACAGCCCCTGGTACTTACGTTAAGTACGGCGATGGGGGAGTTTGATCTGAATTTATTTTTAAAAGAAAAGGAATAAGGGAAAGACAACAATCGATGAACAATAAAAAACCCCGTGACTTGGAAAATCTAGGTCGCGGGGTTTTTCTTCTCTATAAAGAATCGGTAATTTTATGGAACACCGGTTGTTGATTTTTAAAACTGGTATAGTATTTGAAACCTAAACTCTCCAGAATTTCCAAGGCTTCAGGAAAATAAGTTCCGGTACCGCCAACTACGTGAGAGTCGGATCCCAGGGTGATGAGTTCACCCCCTAAGGCCTTGTACTCCTTTAAAATATCCACGGAGGGATGAAAGTCTCCCAAACCATAGCGAAGTCCCGAGGTGTTCAGTTCAATGCCTTTCCCTTTTTCAATAAGCAGTGTAAAAATTTCCCGTAGAATATCCCGGTAGCTACTTAGGGGGAGGGTGTGGGGATAATTACCATAACGCTTGATTACATCGATGTGACCGAAGGACTGAAAATGATCATAAGTGGCAAGGCACTGTTTCAGCTCGGAAAAATAATCGTTATAGGCCTGGAGTTGGCTCCGGTGGTCAAAAAAGTTACCGGAATAAAAATCTTCCCGATCCACACTGTGGATGGAAGCCAGGATGAAGTCAAAGGGAATATCCTTAAAAAGAGTGTGGTAGCGGTGGACTAAATGGGGTTGAAGTCCCAACTCGATTCCTACACGCACATCGATTCGATCCCGGTACTTTTCTTTTAATAAACCCAGAGTGTGGAAATACTGATCTATATCAAAGGTGAGGTCATTATCCTTGCCGTCGTAATCCAAGTCATAATGATCTGTAAAACAAATGGAACTTAGTCCTTTTTTTATACTTTCCTCGATGGTGTCTACCATAGGAGCGGCAGAGTCCGGGGAAAAGTTGGAATGTACATGACTGTCAAACATAGTAGGCCTCCTTTATATTAATACCTCATTAGTATATCAGAAATTGATTGAATAACAAAACCCCCATTAAGAATCACAAAAATGCAAGTCTTGTATTAATAGTTGCAAATAGCATCTTGGAGGAATAATTAACAATGACAAAAGTGGATGGTTAAAACGTTGGCATGTGGGGGTCTGAAAAAAATACAAGAAAGATGTTTAAAGAAATTACTCCCTGGGTAACTATAGTTATAAGAAAAAAATAATTTTAAAAAATCATTTGACAAACAAATGCACGGTTGGTATAATGATCTTACAGAGAAAATAAAAGGAGAGATAATATGAGAAAAGAACAAAGACATTTACCCAAGGTAGAAGAACGAAAAGATTGTGGAGCAATTACCTGTATTCATTGTGTGGCAAACTCTTGTACTCTAGAAGAGTGTGACATGTTTGAGAAGAAGTTGCGACAGGAAAATTAATCATAAAAGAACAAACCCCATATAAAAATGGATCCTGGAAATCGGGGTCCTATTTTTATGAGTAAATTCACCTCTTATGCAATAAAATTAAAAAGACCTGCACGGGCAAGAGAGTATAAAAAAAGCTCGGGTTTCTTAGAAAGAAACCCGAGCTTTTTAAGGGAATAAATTAGGCAAAGCTGTCAGTGGTTGTTATCGTACATCCTTATATTGTAGTTCGTATAAATTGTAATATAAGCCTTTTTCTTTAAGAAGCTGATTGTGATTTCCTATTTCCCGTATACGCCCTTTATGAAGGACAATGATCTTATCACAACTTTGGATTGTAGATAAGCGATGGGCGATAGCAATGGTGGTTTTTCCTTTGATGATTTTTTGCATAGCGTCTTGAACCAACTCTTCTGTTTCCGTATCAATATTGGAGGTGGCCTCATCCAGTACCAGTACCGCCGGGTTAAACGCCAAAGCCCGGGCAAAGGCCAACAGTTGTTTTTGTCCCGAGGATAAGGTGGCCCCCCGCTCCATTACCGGTTCGTCGTATCCATTAGGGAGTCTTTCAATAAACCGGTGCAGGTTTACATACTTGGCGATTTCTTTGATTTTTTCCCGGGAGATGTTGGGATTATCCAGAGAAATATTTCCTTTAATGTCCCCGGCAAACATGAACACATCCTGCAAAACTATTCCGATGTTCTCCCGAAGATCGGTAATGGAAAGGTCCTTAATATTGACACCGTCGATTAAAATTTCCCCCTTTTGAATATCGTAAAAACGGGCCATCAGGTTAATAATGGAAGACTTTCCGGCACCGGTAGCTCCTACGAAGGCGATGGAGTCCCCGGGCTTGATTTTAAAGCTAACGTCTTTAAGTACCCATTCATCCTCATTATAGGCAAACCATACATTTTTGAACTCAATCTCTCCACGAAAGAATTTTAAGGGTTTAGGGTTCTCTGGGTTTTGTATAGTGGACTCCGTATCCAAGAGCTTGAAAATTCGCTCTGAGGAGGCCATGGAGGACTGGAGAACGTTATATTTTTCCGTTAGGTTGTTGATCGGCTGGAAAAACTGTTTAATATAATTGATAAAGGCAAAGAGAATACCGAACTGTATATTGCCTTGGACCACCTGACCGCCTCCGTACCAAATAATAATGGCAAAGCCGAGAGACCGTATAATCTCCATGGATGGTCTATATACGGCGAAAATGAATACTTCCCGTTTGTTTGCAGCTAGGAGTTCCTCGTTGGTTTTATTGAATTTATTAAACTGCTGAGTTTCCCGTTTAAAGGTTTGAATGGTTTTCATTCCGGTGAAGTTCTCACTTAAGGAAGCATTGATTCTTGCAAGCTTTAGTCGGACCTGTCGGTAGGCATCTCGGACCTTCAGTCGAAACAAATAGGAGGATAGGAGCAGCACCGGCAGCACTAAGAAAGTCAAAAGAGCCAGTCGAAAACTCATGGTAAGCATGACGATGACCACCCCTAAAAGGATGAAAATATCCTTGAAAAAGCTTACCAATACCTCGGTATACATCTGATGAAGGGTTTCCGTGTCGTTGGTGATTCTTGTTACCAGCCGTCCCACCGGGTTTTTATCGAAAAAGCGTAAGGACATGTTCTCCACATGGGTAAACAATTGTTGGCGGATATTGTAGATGATTTTATTGCTGGCATAATTCAGGGCATACACTTGAATGTAGTTCATGATAAAAGCACTAATGATTAGTGCGAGAAAGATCCAGCCGATGCGCCACAAATTGCTGATATCCTCGGCTCGAAAATCCTGTATGGCTTCGTCGGACAGTAGAGAAGCGGAAATTTCCCGGTCTTCAAAGACTAAATAGTCGCCATTCCCCGACTGGAAGGTTCCCGGCACATCCACATTTCCTAAAAATTCATCCAATAAATATATTTCTCCTTCGATCCGTACTAATTGAGCCATGGAATCATAACCTTCTTCGGGATCCTCGATGTAGTAATAATGGCCGTCGTACTCCGTACCTCCTTCAGTCACCGGCTCATCATAAACATATAAAGGACGGTCGTAAACATTGATATGTTCGTCTATGGCCACTTGGATAAAGTAGGGTCGGGCAAGTTCCACACC
This genomic interval carries:
- a CDS encoding biotin-dependent carboxyltransferase family protein, which gives rise to MGELKVLKGGLLSTLQDGGRTGCQQYGVPVSGVMDDYAYRMGNILVGNGREEAVIEVTMMGFAAEFLQEAVIALTGGDLTPTINGRPVEMWKSLAVSPGDKLAFQRVKSGCRSYVAVAGGFDVSKVMGSRSTYLRGGFGGFQGRALRKGDLMKIGIPEGAQDKCKDRSLGEQGMIYPREIRIRVVPGPQEEAFTEDGIKNFYMESYKVTMDSDRMGLRLEGREISHQGPAEIISDGIAMGAIQIPGHGMPIIMMADRQTAGGYPKIGNVITADLSKLAQAKPGDTLYFKKVSVKEAQKIFWQREEQFKGMQYALDHGAEKFCNRKEESLKPGQKEFRIRVNEREYTVLVEEKRKL
- a CDS encoding NUDIX hydrolase; its protein translation is MNLLREIEKYEPYNEQESRDKNVMLGFLKNQKNVLTRENEIAHFTASAWVLNEARDKVLMIYHNIYDSWSWTGGHADGEENLLAVAIKEVKEETGLIEVRPIQTEIFSLEILTVEGHLKNEKYVPSHLHINCTYLLEASDDEKLSVKFDENQGVCWMDIETCVKVSKEPSMQKIYKKLNEKLRRYQLQNRKPSKKSNDSKDIICVDCF
- a CDS encoding TraB/GumN family protein, coding for MKFIGKLKSSRKLRFALLVLGVFISVLGCSEETVENGRGLFYEVTGGENPVYLMGSIHIGEEEMYPLHNSIEEAFESSDVLVMEIDLDNLNEMAVAQEMMDYAMYDDESRMRDTISEETFQELLSYAQPLGIGEEILDLFRPWYGTMLLTEIAVEKSDFSQEYGVEQYFLDQKGDREVIGLESVEDQLRPFTLLSDESQQRYLEETLGEMETVNEQFREMLDYWEQGDLEYFETLRRESMEEVGSESFQQYQIAMLDERDLNMTEKIQELLENDEEETYFIVVGSLHLVGENSIVYNLEELGYHLELGY
- a CDS encoding histidinol-phosphatase HisJ family protein, with translation MFDSHVHSNFSPDSAAPMVDTIEESIKKGLSSICFTDHYDLDYDGKDNDLTFDIDQYFHTLGLLKEKYRDRIDVRVGIELGLQPHLVHRYHTLFKDIPFDFILASIHSVDREDFYSGNFFDHRSQLQAYNDYFSELKQCLATYDHFQSFGHIDVIKRYGNYPHTLPLSSYRDILREIFTLLIEKGKGIELNTSGLRYGLGDFHPSVDILKEYKALGGELITLGSDSHVVGGTGTYFPEALEILESLGFKYYTSFKNQQPVFHKITDSL
- the pxpB gene encoding 5-oxoprolinase subunit PxpB; protein product: MDKAIEYKSAGDHALVAEFGNEISKKINEQVRALAYLLQQEGVKGVTETVPTYRSLMIHYNPLVIDQKSLITELKKREEKLKELKMPPPLITEIPTIYGGAYGPDLEDVAKHAGVSEEEVIQIHSSGEYLIYMLGFTPGFPYLGGMDPRIAAPRLNSPRKKITRGSVGIADAQTGIYSLDSPGGWRLIGWTPVALFDPKGTPPFLLKAGDYIKFCPIDHEEYEKIQRELKAGGVPWKTYRKDEEKGSM
- a CDS encoding MaoC family dehydratase; the protein is METVENAELRGMRVGDEAFDEKTITKEDVETFAKVTGDHNPVHLDEDYAKDTIFKKCIAHGMLSAGLISKVIGTQLPGHGTIYLGQTLNFKKPVYIGDTITTVVAIKKINVEKKFLTLNTYCKNQKGKVVLDGEATVMIND
- a CDS encoding bacteriohemerythrin; this translates as MWKDRYKIGVERIDEQHRELFQRVEEFLKATNDPQRTWEDKIEKVKETMNFMGEYVHYHFDDEEKLQEELGYPNIEDHKKAHEKFKKGIEEYIEKLENENYSEELVQEFGGKIMTWLIMHVGDVDQKIGDYVTKEREDC
- a CDS encoding chemotaxis protein CheX, with protein sequence MKAEYLNPFIEATNRVFQTMLNLEPEKKELKMEEDLITSNDANVVLGVTGDLQGTVIFGFPEEMTLKMVKEMSGMEMAEINSFVSSALGEVANIISGNAMTILHDENLSCDIVPPRIFIGEYKSFAVEEEQPLVLTLSTAMGEFDLNLFLKEKE
- a CDS encoding ABC transporter ATP-binding protein — translated: MSNYHEEETLGKAYDSKLMARLLGYAKPYWKIIALCVLLLVFIAGVELARPYFIQVAIDEHINVYDRPLYVYDEPVTEGGTEYDGHYYYIEDPEEGYDSMAQLVRIEGEIYLLDEFLGNVDVPGTFQSGNGDYLVFEDREISASLLSDEAIQDFRAEDISNLWRIGWIFLALIISAFIMNYIQVYALNYASNKIIYNIRQQLFTHVENMSLRFFDKNPVGRLVTRITNDTETLHQMYTEVLVSFFKDIFILLGVVIVMLTMSFRLALLTFLVLPVLLLSSYLFRLKVRDAYRQVRLKLARINASLSENFTGMKTIQTFKRETQQFNKFNKTNEELLAANKREVFIFAVYRPSMEIIRSLGFAIIIWYGGGQVVQGNIQFGILFAFINYIKQFFQPINNLTEKYNVLQSSMASSERIFKLLDTESTIQNPENPKPLKFFRGEIEFKNVWFAYNEDEWVLKDVSFKIKPGDSIAFVGATGAGKSSIINLMARFYDIQKGEILIDGVNIKDLSITDLRENIGIVLQDVFMFAGDIKGNISLDNPNISREKIKEIAKYVNLHRFIERLPNGYDEPVMERGATLSSGQKQLLAFARALAFNPAVLVLDEATSNIDTETEELVQDAMQKIIKGKTTIAIAHRLSTIQSCDKIIVLHKGRIREIGNHNQLLKEKGLYYNLYELQYKDVR
- a CDS encoding LamB/YcsF family protein, whose translation is MDKIDINSDLGESFGAYRLGMDEKVLEHVSSVNIACGWHAGDPMVMKKTVDTAIKLGVAIGAHPGLPDLMGFGRREMAITPEEAKAYVIYQVGALKAFVEAAGGRLQHVKPHGALYNMAAKDLKLSRGIAEAVKAVDSDLVLVGLANSYLVKAAEEIGLKAAREVFADRAYGKDGNLVSRKEPGAMIEDQDLAIKRVVRMIKEGKVEAITGEEISIWGNTICIHGDNEKALGFVKKIRKALKEENIDIAPMNNRFLKSGSRGGMTNGQGD